The following proteins are encoded in a genomic region of Galbibacter sp. BG1:
- the menA gene encoding 1,4-dihydroxy-2-naphthoate octaprenyltransferase, translated as MTKAKTLLSAARLRTLPLSISGIIVGSAIAFSEGFFNGYILVFALLTTVGLQVLSNFANDYGDGVKGTDNEERVGPVRALQSGIISDKEMLIAMVITTLVTLISASVLIYISFKDTNLGLSLFFFLLGVAAVLAAIKYTVGNTAYGYRGLGDLFVFIFFGLVSVLGSYFLYTIQINFYVLFPAVTVGLLSVGVLNLNNMRDFESDRRASKNTLVVKIGLEKAKKYHITILVIAMISSITYLLLTFNHAVNLFFLLSYIPIILHLNRVLTNKDPKLLDPELKRLALSTFLFALLFLASYNIFL; from the coding sequence ATGACAAAAGCAAAAACGCTGCTCTCTGCCGCCCGACTAAGAACCTTACCCTTATCAATATCCGGAATAATTGTTGGGTCTGCTATAGCCTTTTCAGAAGGCTTTTTTAATGGATATATTCTAGTATTTGCCTTGCTTACCACGGTTGGATTACAAGTGTTGTCTAATTTCGCCAACGATTATGGGGATGGCGTAAAAGGTACCGATAACGAAGAAAGGGTAGGGCCGGTAAGAGCACTCCAAAGTGGGATAATTTCTGATAAAGAAATGCTTATAGCCATGGTAATCACCACGCTTGTAACCTTAATTTCTGCCAGCGTATTGATCTATATATCTTTTAAAGATACCAATTTAGGTTTGTCCCTTTTCTTTTTTTTATTGGGGGTGGCAGCTGTTTTGGCAGCCATAAAATATACTGTTGGAAATACCGCTTACGGTTACAGGGGACTAGGGGATTTGTTTGTGTTTATCTTTTTTGGATTGGTAAGTGTATTGGGATCTTATTTTTTATACACCATTCAAATAAATTTTTATGTGCTATTCCCCGCCGTAACGGTAGGACTTTTAAGTGTGGGCGTACTAAACCTTAATAATATGAGGGATTTTGAGAGCGACCGTAGGGCAAGTAAAAATACCTTAGTGGTAAAGATAGGACTTGAAAAGGCAAAGAAATACCACATAACAATTCTAGTAATCGCAATGATTTCGAGTATTACATACTTACTTTTAACTTTTAATCATGCGGTTAATCTATTTTTTTTACTTTCCTACATCCCTATAATCCTTCATTTGAATAGAGTGCTAACTAATAAAGACCCGAAACTACTGGATCCAGAGCTAAAAAGGCTTGCTTTAAGTACTTTTCTATTTGCTTTGCTGTTCTTGGCAAGTTATAATATTTTTTTGTAG
- a CDS encoding S1 RNA-binding domain-containing protein — MIQIGEYNTLEILRETSVGLFLGDEDGNDILLPNKYVPQEYEIGDTLAVFCYLDHEERPVATTLIPKVTRNKFALLKAVEVNKIGAFLDWGLEKHLFVPYKEQAREMEMGKRYLIYAFLDEETNRMVGSSKTNQFIDNENLTVDSNEEVALIVSRFTELGVEVIINEQHKGLVYHDEIFNDLKLGQNLTGYIKKIRDDHKIDVSLQPIGFKNIEPSAQKVLDTLKRNNGFLGLHDKSDPEDVKAILGMSKKTFKKAIGSLYKDKQIVIEENGISLI; from the coding sequence ATGATACAAATAGGAGAATACAACACACTTGAAATATTGAGGGAGACTTCGGTGGGTCTTTTTTTAGGAGACGAAGATGGAAATGATATTTTGTTGCCCAATAAATATGTGCCCCAAGAATATGAAATAGGGGATACATTGGCAGTTTTCTGTTATTTGGATCATGAAGAAAGGCCAGTAGCTACTACTTTAATCCCAAAAGTTACTCGAAATAAATTTGCGCTGTTAAAAGCGGTGGAGGTAAATAAAATCGGGGCATTTTTAGACTGGGGATTGGAAAAACACTTATTTGTTCCGTATAAAGAACAAGCCCGGGAGATGGAAATGGGAAAACGTTATCTCATCTATGCGTTTTTAGATGAAGAAACCAATAGAATGGTGGGTTCGAGTAAAACCAATCAGTTTATAGATAATGAGAATTTAACGGTGGATTCAAATGAAGAAGTCGCCCTTATTGTTTCTAGATTTACAGAACTTGGGGTAGAGGTCATTATAAATGAACAGCATAAAGGGCTTGTTTATCACGATGAGATTTTTAACGACCTCAAACTTGGTCAGAATTTAACGGGGTATATTAAAAAAATTCGCGACGACCATAAAATCGATGTTAGTCTTCAGCCTATTGGATTTAAAAATATCGAACCTTCCGCCCAAAAAGTGTTGGATACCTTAAAAAGAAACAACGGATTTTTAGGTTTACACGATAAAAGTGACCCAGAAGATGTAAAAGCAATTCTCGGGATGAGCAAAAAAACTTTTAAAAAAGCAATAGGTTCTCTGTACAAAGACAAACAAATTGTTATTGAAGAGAACGGGATAAGCTTAATTTAG
- a CDS encoding 1,4-dihydroxy-2-naphthoyl-CoA synthase, which translates to MSKPQWETVKDFEDITYKKSNGVARIAFNRPNVRNAFRPKTTSELYQAFYDAQEDTSIGVVLLSAEGPSTKDGVYSFCSGGDQKARGHQGYVGEDGMHRLNILEVQRLIRFMPKVVIAVVPGWAVGGGHSLHVVCDMTLASKEHAIFKQTDADVTSFDGGYGSAYLAKMVGQKKAREIFFLGRNYSAQEAFEMGMVNAVVPHDELEETAYQWAQEILDKSPTSIKMLKFAMNLTDDGMVGQQVFAGEATRLAYMTDEAKEGRNAFLEKRKPNFRDIKWIP; encoded by the coding sequence ATGAGCAAGCCACAGTGGGAAACTGTTAAAGATTTTGAAGATATAACCTATAAAAAGTCTAATGGCGTAGCCAGAATAGCTTTTAATAGACCAAACGTAAGAAACGCTTTTAGGCCAAAAACAACGAGCGAACTCTACCAAGCTTTTTACGATGCTCAAGAAGATACCAGTATTGGTGTTGTTTTACTTTCTGCGGAAGGTCCGTCTACCAAAGACGGTGTTTACTCTTTTTGTAGTGGAGGAGACCAAAAAGCTCGTGGTCACCAAGGGTATGTTGGTGAAGATGGAATGCACCGATTGAATATATTGGAAGTGCAAAGGCTTATACGCTTTATGCCAAAAGTAGTTATTGCCGTGGTTCCTGGGTGGGCCGTTGGTGGTGGACACAGTTTACATGTAGTTTGCGATATGACCCTGGCCAGCAAAGAACATGCTATTTTTAAACAAACCGATGCCGATGTTACCAGTTTCGATGGTGGATACGGATCTGCCTATTTGGCGAAAATGGTGGGGCAAAAGAAAGCTCGGGAAATATTTTTTTTGGGAAGAAATTATTCTGCTCAAGAAGCTTTTGAAATGGGTATGGTAAATGCCGTAGTACCTCATGATGAATTAGAGGAAACAGCCTACCAATGGGCACAAGAAATACTGGACAAATCCCCAACCTCCATAAAAATGCTGAAGTTTGCTATGAATTTAACAGACGATGGTATGGTAGGACAACAGGTATTTGCTGGGGAAGCTACCAGATTGGCTTACATGACCGATGAAGCCAAGGAAGGAAGAAATGCGTTTTTAGAAAAAAGAAAGCCGAATTTTAGAGATATAAAGTGGATTCCTTAG
- the menD gene encoding 2-succinyl-5-enolpyruvyl-6-hydroxy-3-cyclohexene-1-carboxylate synthase: MKYSNIPLAQTVTALCKEKGIKHIIISPGSRNAPLTISFTEDSYFKTYSIVDERCAAFFAMGIAQQLGKPTAVVCTSGSALLNYYPAIAEAFYSDIPLVVLSADRPSYRIDIGDGQTIRQDNVYARHILYTALLKQDIRGTELKLSGDGKNASKLTKDLSPIHLQNEIQQNNERELNKALNTAFEECGPVHINIPFEEPLYNKVEEQFVTPQNIVPETMEETYSKEALQPFMDIWNKAARKLVLVGVNAPDSIDMAYLEALAKDDSVIVFTETTSNINHSNFFPNIDKIIAPLEKLENPEAYFNKLKPEVLLTFGGMIISKKIKAFLRKNQPENHWHIDTKKAYNTYYCLSKHFKTSPNKFFNEFLQGIQPKLSDYLPYWLSVKASRSKAHKQYVTQIPFSDFKAYERILKTIPDNYQLQLSNSSTIRYAQLFQLNNTLKVFCNRGTSGIDGSTSTAVGAAVVSEEAVLFITGDLSFFYDSNALWNNYLKTNFRIILINNGGGGIFRILPGEKDSKNFDDYFETTHNLNAKGICDTYNIDYQSITTEEELFDEIPKFYEDKGRPALMEIFTPRKINDEVLLKYFTFLSKN, from the coding sequence ATGAAGTATTCCAATATACCCTTGGCACAAACAGTAACTGCTTTGTGTAAAGAAAAAGGAATTAAACATATTATAATTTCTCCGGGAAGCAGAAATGCGCCACTTACCATAAGTTTTACAGAAGATTCTTATTTTAAAACATACAGCATCGTAGACGAGCGTTGTGCGGCATTTTTTGCTATGGGAATTGCACAACAGTTGGGTAAACCTACAGCTGTTGTCTGCACTTCGGGTTCTGCGCTCTTAAATTATTACCCCGCTATTGCAGAAGCTTTTTATAGCGATATTCCACTTGTAGTACTTTCCGCAGACAGGCCTTCTTACAGGATTGATATTGGGGACGGACAAACCATTAGACAGGACAATGTGTATGCACGCCATATTCTTTACACAGCCCTTTTAAAGCAAGATATTAGGGGAACGGAATTAAAATTGTCTGGGGATGGTAAGAATGCTTCAAAATTAACAAAGGATCTAAGTCCGATTCATCTACAAAATGAAATTCAACAAAACAATGAACGGGAGCTAAACAAGGCTTTGAATACGGCTTTTGAGGAATGCGGACCAGTCCACATAAACATTCCTTTTGAAGAACCCCTTTACAACAAAGTAGAAGAACAATTTGTTACACCACAAAATATTGTTCCAGAGACGATGGAAGAAACCTATTCGAAAGAAGCGCTACAACCTTTTATGGATATATGGAATAAAGCAGCTCGTAAATTGGTTTTAGTAGGGGTTAATGCTCCCGATAGTATAGATATGGCATATTTGGAAGCACTTGCCAAAGATGATTCTGTAATAGTTTTTACCGAAACGACCTCTAATATAAATCACTCGAATTTCTTCCCGAATATTGACAAAATAATTGCTCCTTTGGAAAAATTGGAAAATCCGGAAGCCTACTTTAATAAATTGAAACCGGAGGTTCTCTTAACCTTTGGGGGGATGATTATTTCCAAAAAAATAAAAGCCTTTTTAAGGAAGAATCAACCAGAAAATCACTGGCATATCGATACCAAAAAGGCTTACAATACATATTATTGCTTAAGCAAACATTTTAAAACGTCGCCAAATAAGTTTTTTAATGAATTCCTTCAAGGAATACAACCAAAGCTTAGCGACTATCTACCTTATTGGTTATCTGTAAAAGCGAGCAGGAGCAAGGCCCATAAACAATACGTTACCCAAATTCCATTTTCTGATTTTAAGGCGTACGAACGTATTTTAAAAACAATCCCCGACAATTATCAACTTCAGCTTAGCAACAGCTCTACCATTAGGTATGCGCAATTATTTCAGTTGAACAACACCTTAAAGGTTTTTTGTAACCGAGGAACAAGCGGTATCGATGGAAGCACGAGTACAGCGGTAGGTGCAGCGGTGGTTTCAGAAGAAGCTGTTTTATTCATTACCGGCGATTTAAGTTTTTTTTACGATTCTAATGCTCTTTGGAACAATTACCTAAAAACCAATTTCAGAATCATTTTAATAAACAATGGCGGCGGAGGGATTTTTAGAATTCTTCCTGGGGAAAAAGATTCGAAAAATTTTGATGATTATTTTGAAACAACCCACAACTTAAATGCAAAAGGGATTTGTGATACTTATAATATAGACTATCAGTCAATTACCACAGAAGAAGAGTTGTTTGATGAAATCCCAAAGTTTTATGAAGATAAAGGAAGACCGGCCCTGATGGAAATTTTTACACCTCGAAAAATTAATGACGAAGTTTTGTTGAAATATTTTACTTTTTTAAGTAAAAATTAA
- a CDS encoding cupin-like domain-containing protein: MSNFNLVDKVSNITKEEFKEKYLSTNTPVIFKDLAKNWKATHEWTFDFFRKNYGDWEIPMYDDSYHDPGNGYMKPVATKKFRDYLDVIETKPTNLRFHNFQIMKKAPELATYYETPTIMDGFLKFALMFFGGEGSALNLHYDIDCSHVFLTHFQTEKKVFLYHPDQSPFLYKLPFTNHSHVDVLNADYNKYPAFKYASGLKAVLKHGETLFIPKLWWHYVYYSKGGFSLALRANDSIKTKAKGLSNLVRLFTVDNGMNLIAGEKWKNYKEEKAEENANKALERMKSA, from the coding sequence ATGTCAAATTTCAATTTGGTCGATAAAGTATCGAACATCACCAAAGAGGAATTTAAAGAGAAATATCTTTCCACCAATACTCCGGTAATATTTAAAGATTTAGCCAAAAATTGGAAGGCGACGCACGAGTGGACATTTGACTTTTTCCGAAAAAATTACGGCGATTGGGAAATTCCTATGTACGATGATTCTTATCATGATCCGGGAAACGGATACATGAAACCAGTTGCTACTAAAAAATTTAGGGACTATTTGGATGTTATTGAAACCAAACCAACCAATTTAAGGTTTCATAACTTTCAGATAATGAAGAAAGCTCCAGAACTGGCAACATATTACGAAACTCCAACAATTATGGATGGATTTTTAAAGTTTGCCTTAATGTTTTTTGGGGGAGAAGGTTCAGCCTTGAACCTGCATTACGATATTGACTGCTCCCATGTTTTTTTAACCCATTTCCAGACAGAAAAAAAGGTTTTTCTATATCACCCAGATCAATCTCCATTTTTATATAAACTTCCGTTTACCAATCATTCTCACGTCGATGTTCTAAACGCTGATTACAATAAATATCCAGCTTTTAAATATGCAAGCGGTCTTAAAGCTGTTTTAAAGCACGGAGAAACACTATTTATCCCTAAATTGTGGTGGCATTATGTTTATTATTCAAAAGGCGGCTTTTCTTTAGCTCTAAGGGCTAATGACTCCATAAAAACGAAGGCAAAAGGACTCTCTAATTTAGTAAGGCTTTTTACCGTGGATAATGGGATGAATTTAATAGCAGGGGAAAAATGGAAAAACTACAAGGAAGAAAAAGCAGAGGAAAATGCCAATAAAGCCTTAGAAAGAATGAAATCTGCTTAA
- a CDS encoding DUF2853 family protein, which translates to MSKRDELIAKYAADMKDKCGVTADTDLLTKVVVGLGPAVYNADASTVSGTDASELATIKKNFLMGKLGLSESDNLDGAIDSVIEKYGKSNRNKYRAVVYYLLTKHFKKESVYS; encoded by the coding sequence ATGAGCAAAAGAGACGAATTAATTGCGAAGTACGCAGCAGACATGAAGGATAAATGCGGCGTTACCGCAGATACAGATTTACTCACCAAAGTAGTGGTAGGTCTGGGGCCAGCGGTTTATAATGCAGATGCTTCAACAGTTTCTGGAACGGATGCCAGTGAATTGGCAACTATTAAGAAGAATTTTTTAATGGGTAAACTGGGACTATCAGAATCTGATAATTTGGATGGCGCAATTGATTCTGTCATAGAGAAATATGGGAAATCCAATAGAAATAAATATCGTGCAGTAGTATATTATTTATTAACGAAACACTTCAAGAAAGAATCGGTTTATTCATAA
- a CDS encoding LytR/AlgR family response regulator transcription factor, producing MDQLIKILIVEDNVIIADDIQSMLEDIGYEIVANVVDYESAVEALKENEVDLALVDIVLASNKTGIDLGKHIRENYNIPFIFVTSNSDKATVENAKSVTPNGYLVKPFEQQDLFTSIEIALSNFNSDPMPASKAVVEEEDNKLVSNSVLRNSIFVKKNQHYYRIPFDEIQYVKADNVYLEVYTADKQFLVRSALKDYLEKLPSNQFYRAHKSYIVNIDQIEAINTKDIMINGRNIPISKEFREFILSNMNS from the coding sequence TTGGACCAACTTATCAAAATTCTTATCGTAGAAGATAACGTAATTATTGCCGACGATATACAATCTATGTTAGAAGACATAGGTTATGAAATTGTCGCAAACGTAGTAGATTACGAAAGTGCGGTAGAAGCCCTCAAAGAAAACGAAGTGGATTTAGCCCTTGTGGATATCGTCTTAGCCTCCAATAAGACAGGAATAGACCTGGGGAAGCACATTCGGGAGAATTACAACATCCCTTTTATTTTTGTAACCTCAAATTCAGACAAAGCAACGGTGGAAAACGCTAAAAGCGTAACCCCTAATGGCTACCTTGTTAAGCCTTTTGAGCAACAGGATTTGTTTACGTCCATAGAGATTGCACTTTCTAATTTTAATAGCGATCCTATGCCAGCCAGTAAAGCGGTAGTAGAGGAAGAAGACAATAAACTTGTGTCGAACTCGGTGCTTAGGAATTCAATCTTTGTAAAAAAGAATCAGCATTATTACAGGATCCCTTTTGATGAAATTCAGTATGTAAAGGCAGATAATGTTTATTTAGAAGTATACACAGCAGATAAACAGTTTTTAGTAAGGTCTGCTTTAAAAGATTATTTAGAAAAATTACCTTCCAATCAATTTTACAGGGCTCATAAATCTTACATCGTTAATATAGATCAAATAGAGGCTATTAATACTAAAGATATCATGATAAATGGCAGAAACATACCTATTTCTAAGGAATTTAGGGAGTTTATCCTGTCTAATATGAACTCTTAA
- a CDS encoding S9 family peptidase, translating into MKNVPLFLFLCFIFVVACKKNENKNMTKGVPPIAEKKPKTLEKHGDIRVDDYYWLNERENPEVIDYLERENAYYEKMTAHTDELKDSLFKEMKGRIKEDDQSVPYKYNGYWYITKYEEGKDYPIYLRRKDKEGAKEEVMFDCNEMAKEHSYFNLRGINISPDNKLAAFGVDTLSRRQYTLQVKNLETGEIYPLEIKNTTGGSTWANDNETLFYTRKDEQTLRSDKVYKHVLGQSEKEDALVYNETDETFNAFVYKSKSQQYIIFGSGSTLTTEFSYLNADRPDDDIKVFQPRERGLEYSIAHYGDSFYIITNADKATNFKLMKTSVGKTTKDHWVEVIPHREEVLLEDIDIFKDYLVISERSNGLNKIKISRWDGSNDYYIPFDNETYTVFPSTNLEFDTDTLRYVYNSLTTPASTVDFNMATKEKVVKKEQEVLGGKFNKENYTSERVWATAKDGTKIPISMVYKKGIEKNGNNPLLLYGYGSYGATIDPYFSSVRLSLLDRGFIYAIAHIRGGEYLGRNWYENGKLLTKKNTFTDFVDCSEYLISENYTSPKHLYAMGGSAGGLLMGAVINMAPQLYNGVIAAVPFVDVVTTMLDESIPLTTGEYDEWGNPNNKEYYDYIKSYSPYDNVAPIEYPNLFVTTGLHDSQVQYWEPAKWVAKLRNVKKGDNLLLFEINMDAGHGGASGRFEALKEVAREYAFLLDLEGIPQ; encoded by the coding sequence ATGAAGAACGTACCCTTGTTTCTCTTTCTATGTTTTATTTTTGTCGTTGCTTGTAAAAAGAACGAAAATAAGAATATGACAAAAGGAGTACCTCCAATAGCGGAAAAAAAACCAAAAACCTTAGAAAAGCACGGAGATATAAGGGTGGATGATTATTACTGGTTAAATGAAAGGGAAAATCCCGAGGTTATAGATTATTTGGAGCGGGAGAATGCCTATTATGAAAAAATGACTGCGCATACCGATGAGTTAAAAGATTCTTTATTCAAAGAGATGAAGGGCCGTATTAAAGAAGACGATCAATCGGTTCCATACAAATACAATGGCTATTGGTATATTACCAAGTATGAAGAAGGAAAGGATTATCCTATTTATTTACGTAGAAAGGATAAAGAAGGCGCTAAAGAAGAAGTAATGTTCGACTGTAATGAAATGGCCAAAGAACATTCCTATTTTAACTTAAGAGGCATTAACATAAGTCCCGATAACAAATTGGCGGCGTTTGGAGTAGATACTTTAAGCCGAAGACAGTATACGTTACAGGTAAAAAATCTGGAGACTGGAGAGATTTATCCGCTAGAAATAAAAAATACGACTGGTGGAAGCACATGGGCCAATGATAATGAAACGCTTTTCTACACCCGCAAAGATGAACAGACCTTGCGTTCTGATAAAGTCTATAAACACGTTTTGGGACAATCTGAAAAAGAGGACGCATTGGTTTACAATGAAACAGATGAAACTTTTAATGCATTTGTTTACAAATCAAAATCCCAACAATATATAATTTTTGGTTCTGGAAGTACTTTAACGACGGAGTTTAGTTACTTAAATGCTGATAGGCCAGATGATGATATCAAAGTTTTTCAACCTAGGGAGAGAGGCCTGGAATATAGTATCGCTCATTATGGGGATTCTTTTTACATCATTACCAATGCAGATAAAGCTACCAATTTTAAATTAATGAAAACTTCGGTTGGGAAAACCACCAAAGATCATTGGGTAGAGGTTATACCGCATAGGGAAGAAGTGCTTTTGGAAGATATCGATATCTTTAAAGATTATTTGGTTATAAGTGAACGTTCCAATGGCTTAAATAAAATAAAAATATCCCGTTGGGATGGTAGCAATGACTACTACATTCCTTTTGATAATGAAACGTATACAGTTTTTCCTTCTACCAATCTCGAATTTGATACGGATACCTTACGCTATGTGTACAATTCTTTGACCACTCCTGCCAGTACGGTAGATTTTAACATGGCGACTAAAGAGAAAGTGGTTAAAAAAGAGCAGGAAGTACTTGGTGGAAAGTTCAATAAAGAAAATTATACGAGCGAACGGGTTTGGGCAACCGCCAAGGACGGAACCAAAATTCCGATTTCCATGGTTTACAAAAAAGGCATCGAAAAAAATGGGAATAATCCTTTATTGCTCTATGGCTACGGTTCTTACGGTGCCACAATAGATCCTTATTTTTCTTCAGTCCGACTTTCATTGTTAGATCGAGGTTTCATATATGCCATCGCGCACATAAGAGGGGGGGAGTATTTGGGAAGAAATTGGTACGAAAATGGTAAATTATTAACCAAGAAAAATACATTTACAGATTTTGTGGATTGCTCTGAATACTTAATCAGTGAAAATTATACGTCTCCTAAACATCTTTATGCTATGGGTGGCTCTGCTGGAGGGCTGCTGATGGGGGCCGTCATCAATATGGCGCCACAGTTGTATAACGGGGTAATAGCAGCCGTACCCTTTGTAGATGTTGTCACTACGATGTTAGATGAAAGTATACCGCTTACAACAGGGGAATACGACGAATGGGGGAACCCCAATAACAAAGAATATTACGACTATATAAAATCGTATTCGCCCTATGATAATGTAGCGCCTATAGAATATCCAAATTTATTTGTCACCACTGGTTTGCACGATTCCCAAGTGCAGTATTGGGAGCCAGCAAAATGGGTAGCAAAGTTAAGAAATGTTAAAAAAGGGGATAACCTTCTTTTGTTTGAAATCAATATGGATGCAGGGCATGGGGGCGCTTCAGGGAGATTCGAAGCTTTAAAAGAAGTAGCTCGCGAATACGCTTTCCTACTAGATTTAGAAGGAATTCCGCAGTAA
- a CDS encoding SPOR domain-containing protein, whose amino-acid sequence MPYIDENHLVNLHKTIESKEVTEERLLNELRKQRAEKAAIYRTKNIFKWCALSLLAVFLLGIVLYFAKPSVFINDKYLQTKNKVIIEKSDLKEYQKEISQLQSQIKNPNTELNTVDHRNLDSEVIYAVQVAALENKDLSLYSEELRNINQYKDKAYNKYSLGNFISLEDAKTFRKELIALGFEDAFVASYKNGKRLKIEEAF is encoded by the coding sequence ATGCCATATATAGACGAAAATCACTTAGTTAACTTACATAAAACAATAGAATCTAAAGAAGTTACAGAAGAGCGTCTTTTAAACGAATTGCGTAAACAGCGTGCGGAAAAGGCGGCTATTTATCGTACAAAAAATATATTTAAATGGTGTGCGCTATCGCTTTTGGCTGTTTTTTTATTGGGTATTGTATTGTATTTTGCGAAACCCTCGGTTTTTATAAACGATAAATACCTTCAGACTAAAAACAAAGTCATCATTGAAAAAAGCGATTTAAAGGAGTACCAAAAAGAAATATCCCAGTTACAGTCGCAAATTAAAAACCCGAATACAGAATTAAATACGGTAGATCATAGAAATTTAGATTCCGAAGTAATATACGCTGTCCAAGTGGCCGCTTTGGAAAACAAAGACCTTTCGCTGTATTCTGAAGAGTTAAGAAACATAAATCAGTATAAAGATAAAGCCTACAACAAATATTCTTTAGGGAATTTTATTTCTTTGGAAGATGCCAAGACCTTTAGAAAAGAGTTGATTGCGCTTGGTTTTGAAGATGCTTTTGTAGCCTCTTACAAAAACGGAAAACGATTGAAAATAGAAGAAGCCTTTTAA
- a CDS encoding PLP-dependent cysteine synthase family protein yields MKQKIKAYDNVLDLIGNTPLLKLKKITQNLIGNFYAKVEAFNPGHSSKDRIALHIIEEAERKGILKPGDTIIETTSGNTGFSIAMVSVIKGYECILAVSSKSSPDKIDMLRAMGAKVYVCPAHVSADDPRSYYQVARRMHDEMKGSVYINQYFNELNMDAHYKSTGPEIWDQTNGQITHLVACSGTGGTISGTARFLKEQNPNIKIIGVDAYGSVLKKYHETREFDSDEIYPYRIEGLGKNLIPTATDFDVIDKFVKVTDEESAHTAREISKTEGCFVGYTSGAVMQAIKQLAEENEFDKDSIVVMVFPDHGSRYMSKIYSDEWMRTQGFFDSVNTEETQKIEYIK; encoded by the coding sequence ATGAAACAAAAGATAAAAGCTTACGATAATGTTTTAGATTTAATTGGGAATACCCCACTTCTAAAACTTAAAAAAATAACCCAAAATCTTATTGGAAATTTTTACGCTAAGGTAGAAGCTTTTAACCCTGGACATTCAAGTAAAGATAGAATTGCACTACATATTATAGAAGAAGCCGAGAGAAAAGGCATTTTAAAACCTGGCGATACCATTATAGAAACTACTTCTGGAAATACGGGATTTAGTATTGCCATGGTAAGCGTTATAAAAGGTTATGAATGTATTTTAGCGGTAAGCTCTAAGTCTTCCCCAGATAAAATAGATATGCTGCGCGCTATGGGCGCCAAGGTATATGTTTGCCCAGCGCACGTTAGTGCAGACGATCCTCGTTCTTACTATCAAGTGGCGAGACGCATGCACGACGAAATGAAGGGTTCGGTTTATATAAATCAGTATTTCAACGAGCTCAATATGGATGCTCATTATAAGTCTACGGGACCTGAAATTTGGGATCAAACCAATGGGCAAATTACGCATCTAGTAGCTTGTAGCGGTACTGGAGGTACTATTTCCGGGACAGCAAGATTCCTAAAGGAACAAAATCCGAATATAAAAATTATCGGGGTAGATGCCTATGGTTCTGTTTTAAAGAAATATCACGAAACCCGAGAGTTTGATAGCGATGAGATATATCCTTACAGAATTGAAGGTTTGGGTAAAAATTTAATCCCTACCGCGACAGATTTTGATGTTATCGATAAATTCGTAAAAGTTACTGACGAGGAAAGTGCCCATACTGCCAGGGAAATTTCTAAGACAGAAGGATGTTTTGTGGGATATACTAGCGGGGCGGTTATGCAAGCCATAAAACAACTGGCTGAAGAAAACGAATTTGATAAAGACAGTATAGTAGTTATGGTTTTCCCAGACCACGGATCGCGTTATATGAGTAAAATTTATAGCGATGAATGGATGCGCACACAAGGATTTTTTGATTCTGTTAATACGGAAGAAACTCAAAAAATAGAGTATATAAAATAA
- a CDS encoding YbaB/EbfC family nucleoid-associated protein encodes MFGDLMGMMGKLKETQQKIEETKKRLDTVTVSEESSDKLLKITVTANREIKAIEVADELLQDKEQLEDYLVLHLNKAIEKATKINEAELGAVAKEGMPNIPGMDMFT; translated from the coding sequence ATGTTTGGAGATCTAATGGGTATGATGGGTAAATTAAAAGAAACCCAACAAAAAATAGAAGAAACCAAGAAAAGGCTGGATACAGTTACTGTTTCTGAAGAAAGCAGCGATAAGCTTTTAAAGATTACCGTTACCGCGAACAGGGAAATTAAGGCGATTGAAGTAGCTGATGAATTGCTACAGGATAAAGAACAGCTAGAGGATTATTTGGTGCTACACCTAAATAAGGCAATTGAAAAAGCAACAAAGATAAATGAAGCAGAATTGGGAGCTGTTGCAAAAGAAGGAATGCCAAATATTCCAGGAATGGATATGTTTACTTAA